CGACGCCCGCCCGGTGCTACGCCTGGGGCCAGGCCGTGCGCGGCATCCTCGATGCGCGCCCCGAGCGCGTGGCCCTCATGGCCTCGGGCGGGCTCTCACACTTCCCCGGCACCGACCAGTACGGCTCGCCGGACTACGACTGGGACCGTCAGATGCTGGATCGGCTCGTGGCGGGACGCGGCAGCGAGACGGTCGCCCTCACCGCCGAAGAGCTGGACAAGGCCGGCAACGTCGAGTTCAGGACCTGGATCACGCTTCTGGGCGCCGTCGGTCCGGCCAAGGCTCGGGTCATCTGTTACGAGCCCTCCTGGCATCACGGCAATGCCACGGTGACGTGGCCGCTCGCATGAGCCTCCACTACACCTTCCCGCCCGCCTCGGGCTACCCGCTCAACCGCTGCCTCTACCAGCTCAAGTCAGACGACGCCTTCCGCGAGCGCTACCTGAAAGATCCCGACGCCACCCTGCGCGAGGCCGGCCTCGACCCCGAGCGGACCGCCGCCCTCCGCACTCTCGACCGCGACAAGCTGCTCGCCCTCGGCGCCCACGCCTACCTCGTCTTCATGGCCTCCCTGCGCCTCAAGATGGCCACGGCACCCCAGGCCTTCGAGAGGTTCTAGGCCCAGTGGCTTCAGCGCGGAAGACGAAGCGGGACATCACACCCCTCACGGTGCTCAAGGGTGCGGGCCCTTGTTGTGGGCTATGCGGGAAGAGGCGCGAGCTCACGCGAACCGCGTGCTGCGGGCAACGGATATGCGACGATCAGCACAAGTACGTCATGTTCTCGTACGCTCGCAACAGCTGTTTCCGGAACCACCATCGGTATACGCTCTGCGCCCACCATTCCGCCGAGAATCATCGCGGGGACTGGCGCGCGTGTCTGCGCTGCCGCGACGATTTCGAGACGGAGATGTACGTCTATTACGGCACGAACGAGTACAACTTCATCAAGCTCGACAATCCTCCGAGCTACGCGCCCACCCTCTGCAAGCAGTGCGGAGCAATCATCCGCCTCGCCGAGGACGCGTACGCTATGATGGGGAACGCCTACTACTGTGCGCGATGTCCTCCTCCGTCATGGCGACAGAAGCAGCCACGGCGGAAAAACAAGCAGCCGAGAAGACGGAAGTGAGCGGGCTAGAGCTCCGCCACATTCCCTGGAAGCCAGGACTCAAAGAAGTGTAAGGTGGATTTATGGGGCAGCCCATCATAACGTCCTCGCCGGAAATCCTCAGCGGTGCGCCCGTCTTCGCGGGCACCCGCGTGCCTGTTCAAGCGTTGATCGACTACCTCGAGGGCGGAGAAACCATCGATGACTTCTTGGCGGGGTTTCCGACCGTCAAGCGAGCA
This genomic window from Candidatus Methylomirabilota bacterium contains:
- a CDS encoding DUF433 domain-containing protein produces the protein MGQPIITSSPEILSGAPVFAGTRVPVQALIDYLEGGETIDDFLAGFPTVKRAQIVAFLEEAAARMIAQAP